The following are encoded together in the Flavobacterium haoranii genome:
- the argS gene encoding arginine--tRNA ligase, whose translation MTVQETLTKHIQVAVQSLFDLQIEKVEFQATRREFEGDITMVVFPLVKQLKGNPVEIGNKIGNYLVEHVAEVEKFNVVAGFLNIVISDAFYVNYFNSIKDQDTFGYLNPVEDEKAVMVEYSSPNTNKPLHLGHIRNNLLGYSVAEIIKASGKKVYKTQIINDRGIHICKSMLAWQKFGNGQTPESTGLKGDKLVGNFYVEFDKQYKKEINDLIAQGKTEDEAKKLAPSILEAQEMLRKWEAGDEEVVALWKKMNQWVYNGFEETYKNLGVDFDSYYYESNTYLLGKEVVQFGLEKGIFEKDPDGSVWIDLTEDGLDRKIVLRSDGTAVYMTQDIGTAIQRVKDNPDVGGMVYTVGNEQDYHFKVLFLILKKLGFDWAEHLYHLSYGMVELPSGKMKSREGTVVDADDLMSEMTETAQRISEELGKLDGYSADEKAKLFKTIGLGALKYYMLKVDPKKTMMFNPEESVDFNGNTGPFIQYTYARIQSILRKADFDYSKSVTSIEMHEKEKELIKQVQLFPEVIQSAAANYSPALIANYIYDLVKEFNSFYQNVSILGETDMDKKIFRVQLSKTVGLTIKNAFHLLGIQVPERM comes from the coding sequence ATGACAGTACAAGAAACACTTACAAAACACATTCAAGTAGCCGTTCAAAGTTTATTCGATTTACAAATTGAAAAAGTTGAATTTCAGGCAACTCGTAGGGAATTTGAAGGTGATATTACAATGGTTGTTTTTCCTCTTGTGAAACAATTGAAAGGCAACCCAGTTGAGATAGGAAATAAAATTGGAAACTACTTAGTAGAACATGTTGCTGAGGTTGAAAAATTTAATGTAGTTGCAGGATTTTTAAATATTGTAATTTCTGATGCTTTTTATGTAAACTACTTTAATTCGATTAAAGACCAAGATACTTTTGGTTACTTAAATCCAGTTGAAGACGAAAAAGCTGTTATGGTTGAATATTCTTCGCCAAATACTAACAAGCCTTTACATTTAGGTCACATTCGTAATAACTTATTAGGGTATTCTGTAGCTGAAATTATTAAAGCTTCGGGGAAAAAAGTATATAAAACCCAAATTATAAACGACCGTGGTATTCATATTTGTAAGTCAATGTTGGCTTGGCAAAAATTTGGAAACGGACAAACTCCTGAATCTACTGGTTTAAAAGGCGATAAGTTGGTTGGCAATTTCTATGTTGAGTTTGATAAACAATACAAAAAAGAAATTAACGATTTAATTGCACAAGGTAAAACGGAAGATGAGGCTAAAAAGTTAGCACCTTCTATTTTAGAAGCACAAGAAATGCTACGTAAATGGGAAGCTGGTGATGAAGAAGTAGTTGCACTTTGGAAAAAAATGAATCAATGGGTATACAATGGTTTCGAAGAAACTTACAAAAACCTTGGTGTTGATTTTGATAGCTATTATTACGAATCAAATACTTATTTGCTTGGTAAAGAAGTAGTGCAATTTGGTTTAGAAAAAGGCATTTTCGAAAAAGATCCAGATGGTTCTGTTTGGATAGATTTAACCGAAGATGGTTTAGATAGAAAAATCGTTTTACGTTCTGATGGAACTGCGGTTTACATGACGCAAGATATTGGAACGGCAATCCAACGTGTAAAAGATAATCCAGATGTTGGTGGAATGGTTTATACCGTTGGTAACGAGCAAGATTATCATTTTAAAGTATTGTTTTTAATCTTAAAGAAATTAGGTTTCGATTGGGCAGAGCACTTGTATCATTTATCTTATGGAATGGTAGAGTTGCCTTCTGGAAAAATGAAGTCGCGTGAAGGAACGGTTGTAGATGCGGATGATTTAATGAGCGAAATGACTGAAACAGCTCAAAGAATTTCGGAAGAATTAGGAAAATTAGATGGTTATTCTGCAGATGAAAAAGCAAAATTGTTTAAAACTATTGGTTTAGGAGCTTTAAAATATTACATGTTAAAAGTAGATCCTAAGAAAACCATGATGTTTAATCCTGAAGAATCGGTTGATTTTAATGGAAATACAGGTCCGTTTATTCAATATACTTATGCTCGTATTCAATCGATTTTAAGAAAAGCCGATTTTGATTATTCCAAATCAGTTACATCTATTGAAATGCACGAAAAAGAGAAAGAATTAATCAAACAAGTTCAGTTATTCCCTGAAGTAATTCAAAGTGCTGCTGCTAATTATAGTCCAGCGTTAATTGCAAATTACATATACGATTTGGTTAAAGAATTTAATTCATTCTACCAAAATGTATCTATTTTAGGAGAAACTGATATGGATAAGAAAATTTTCCGTGTACAATTATCAAAAACAGTTGGATTAACTATTAAAAACGCATTTCACTTATTAGGAATTCAAGTTCCTGAAAGAATGTAA
- a CDS encoding SGNH/GDSL hydrolase family protein: protein MKTVNNYFAKTLLTLILATISFFIFKEFLPNKLFPTPKGVSHNVVVDSLLLEAVASADTTSVIIEEKEKIAFEPKNGLVFPAETFEKYNGYQYLIDFFEKLYQLETAKKGKVRIAYFSDSMTDGDMIVQDLRTILQDKFGGEGVGFVNITSESASSRSSLKHEFSGNWKTQSYLKTKQPRNPFGVNGHVFYANDSLPFSWVSYKASKMRHISTLPEPTLFYGFSKNENGKVFKIVNEDTIEVALRPNSKLNELKLGDRANSLKLYFKDADSIPIYGFNFDDGKGVHVDNFSSRGNSGLPLSMFNVATMKEFQEKLGYDLIILHYGTNVLNYGTLNYSWYENRMNKVVTHIKDCFPGAEVLVISTADKATKYDLEMKTDSAVAPLIYAQKKYAVTSKAGFVNLYERMGGEGSMIKWVEEVPSRANKDYTHFNYRGSKDIAKLIYSQIEEGYQEYKILRKKKPIVQKKKRDSIVKKGDSIYAN from the coding sequence GTGAAAACAGTAAATAATTACTTCGCAAAGACGTTGTTGACATTAATTCTTGCAACAATTTCGTTCTTTATTTTTAAAGAATTTTTACCCAATAAGTTATTTCCAACTCCAAAAGGAGTATCTCATAATGTTGTTGTCGACAGTCTCTTGCTTGAGGCTGTTGCTTCAGCAGATACAACTTCTGTAATAATAGAAGAGAAAGAAAAAATTGCTTTCGAACCTAAAAACGGTTTGGTTTTTCCAGCTGAAACATTCGAAAAATATAATGGCTATCAATATTTAATTGATTTCTTCGAGAAATTATATCAATTAGAAACGGCAAAAAAAGGTAAAGTTCGCATTGCTTATTTTAGTGATTCAATGACTGATGGAGATATGATTGTGCAAGATTTACGAACTATTTTGCAAGATAAATTTGGTGGAGAAGGCGTTGGTTTTGTTAACATTACTTCCGAATCAGCTTCTTCTAGAAGTTCGCTTAAGCATGAATTTTCAGGAAATTGGAAAACACAATCTTATTTAAAAACAAAACAACCGCGCAATCCATTTGGAGTAAACGGTCATGTTTTTTATGCTAATGATTCTTTACCATTTTCTTGGGTTTCATATAAAGCGAGTAAAATGCGTCACATTTCTACTTTACCAGAGCCAACATTATTTTATGGTTTTTCTAAAAACGAAAATGGGAAAGTTTTCAAAATTGTAAATGAAGATACTATTGAAGTTGCATTACGACCAAATAGCAAATTAAACGAATTAAAATTAGGAGATAGAGCAAATTCTTTGAAACTTTATTTTAAAGATGCTGATAGTATTCCTATTTATGGTTTCAATTTTGATGATGGTAAAGGAGTTCATGTTGATAATTTTTCGAGCAGAGGAAATTCGGGTTTGCCATTATCAATGTTTAATGTTGCTACAATGAAAGAGTTTCAAGAAAAATTAGGTTACGATTTAATTATTTTGCATTATGGTACCAATGTTTTAAATTATGGTACTTTAAATTATTCTTGGTACGAAAACAGAATGAATAAAGTAGTTACACATATTAAAGATTGTTTTCCTGGTGCTGAAGTTTTAGTAATTTCAACCGCCGATAAAGCAACTAAGTATGATTTAGAAATGAAAACCGATTCGGCTGTGGCTCCATTGATTTATGCGCAAAAGAAATATGCGGTTACTTCAAAAGCAGGTTTTGTAAATTTATATGAAAGAATGGGTGGAGAAGGCAGCATGATAAAATGGGTTGAGGAAGTTCCATCGAGAGCTAATAAAGATTATACGCATTTTAATTATAGAGGTTCTAAAGATATAGCCAAGCTCATCTATTCTCAAATTGAAGAAGGTTATCAAGAATACAAAATTTTAAGAAAGAAAAAGCCAATAGTGCAAAAAAAGAAACGAGATAGTATTGTAAAGAAAGGAGATTCAATTTATGCGAATTAA